One genomic window of Pontibacillus halophilus JSM 076056 = DSM 19796 includes the following:
- the ptsP gene encoding phosphoenolpyruvate--protein phosphotransferase: MTIKGIAASSGIAIAKAYRMEVPDLSFEKTSVDNREQEVARFRDAIEISKSELEKIKNHALEQLGQEKAEIFSAHLLVLQDPELIQPIEDKINNESVNAEAALDETANMFITMFKSMDNEYMRERAADIQDVTKRVMAHLLNVTFPDPALIDEQVVIIAEDLTPSDTAQLNKEFVQGFTTDIGGRTSHSAIMARSLEIPAVVGTKEVTSTIQKGDLVIVDGINGDVIVHPTDEQVETYKKKQQQYEDQKAEWAKLKDEPTITADNEHVELVANIGTPDDTVGVMNNGGEGVGLYRTEFLYMGKSQLPTEDEQFESYKAVLEQMGDKPVVVRTLDIGGDKELDYLDLPHEMNPFLGFRAIRLCLERDDIFRTQLRALLRASVYGNLKIMFPMIATLSEFREAKALLLEEKQNLINEGVQVSEEFEVGIMVEIPATAVIAKQFAKEVDFFSIGTNDLIQYTMAADRMNERVSYLYQPYNPAILNLINNVIEAAHAEGKWAGMCGEMAGDEIAIPILLGLGLDEFSMSATSILPARTQIRSLSKQDWTSYKDEILAMSTAEEVVEFVKEKANIQ; encoded by the coding sequence ATGACTATCAAGGGGATCGCAGCTTCTAGCGGTATCGCCATTGCCAAGGCTTACCGCATGGAAGTTCCTGACCTTTCTTTCGAGAAGACATCAGTAGACAATAGAGAACAAGAAGTTGCTCGCTTCCGTGACGCAATTGAAATTTCTAAATCTGAACTTGAGAAGATTAAGAACCATGCTCTTGAGCAATTAGGTCAAGAGAAAGCGGAAATCTTCTCTGCCCACCTACTCGTTCTTCAAGACCCTGAACTCATTCAGCCAATTGAAGACAAGATTAACAACGAGTCTGTAAATGCTGAGGCAGCTCTAGACGAAACTGCTAACATGTTCATTACGATGTTCAAGAGTATGGATAACGAATATATGCGCGAACGTGCAGCTGACATTCAAGATGTGACGAAGCGTGTCATGGCACACCTTCTAAACGTAACATTCCCTGACCCAGCGCTAATCGACGAGCAAGTGGTTATTATCGCTGAAGACTTAACGCCATCTGATACAGCACAGTTGAACAAAGAATTCGTACAAGGATTCACAACAGATATCGGTGGTCGTACATCCCACTCTGCAATCATGGCACGTTCTCTTGAGATTCCTGCTGTAGTAGGTACGAAAGAAGTAACGAGCACAATCCAAAAGGGTGACCTTGTCATCGTTGACGGGATTAATGGCGATGTCATCGTACACCCAACGGATGAGCAAGTGGAAACATACAAGAAAAAGCAACAGCAATACGAGGATCAAAAAGCTGAGTGGGCGAAATTAAAAGATGAGCCTACAATCACTGCTGACAACGAGCACGTAGAACTTGTTGCCAACATTGGAACGCCTGATGATACTGTCGGCGTAATGAACAATGGCGGCGAAGGTGTAGGCCTTTACCGTACTGAGTTCCTTTACATGGGTAAAAGTCAGCTTCCAACAGAAGATGAGCAGTTTGAATCGTACAAAGCTGTGCTTGAACAAATGGGAGACAAGCCCGTTGTCGTTCGTACGCTAGACATCGGTGGAGACAAAGAATTAGATTATCTTGACCTACCACATGAGATGAACCCATTCCTTGGTTTCCGTGCGATTCGTCTATGCCTAGAGCGTGACGATATCTTCCGTACACAGCTACGTGCTCTATTACGCGCAAGCGTTTACGGCAACCTTAAGATCATGTTCCCAATGATCGCGACGTTGTCTGAGTTCCGTGAAGCGAAAGCACTCCTTCTTGAAGAGAAACAGAACCTAATCAATGAAGGTGTTCAAGTATCTGAAGAGTTTGAAGTGGGAATCATGGTCGAAATCCCAGCTACTGCTGTCATCGCAAAGCAATTTGCGAAAGAAGTAGACTTCTTCAGTATCGGAACAAACGACTTGATTCAGTACACAATGGCAGCTGACCGTATGAACGAACGTGTATCCTACTTGTACCAACCGTACAACCCAGCTATCTTAAACCTAATCAACAACGTAATCGAAGCAGCACACGCTGAAGGCAAGTGGGCTGGCATGTGTGGCGAAATGGCAGGAGACGAAATTGCAATCCCTATTCTTCTTGGCCTTGGCCTAGACGAATTCTCCATGAGCGCAACGTCTATCCTTCCAGCACGTACACAAATCCGCAGCCTTTCTAAACAGGATTGGACTTCTTACAAAGATGAAATCCTAGCTATGAGCACAGCAGAAGAAGTTGTTGAATTTGTAAAAGAAAAAGCAAACATTCAATAG
- a CDS encoding transporter substrate-binding domain-containing protein codes for MKKGILYTLMMMTLLVVAACGSSVDGQSSEDKKKLVMGTSADYKPYEFIDTDQSEDIIGFDIDIANHIADELGYELEVRNMDFNGLVAALNSNKVDFVISGMTPTEKRKEQVDFSDIYYVAKDAIVFNGEDGYKELSDLEGKTVGVQLGSIQEELAKDLEQEIDGLKIKSLDTIPNLVQELKAGRIDATIIENTVSKGYLEANDGLGQFEVNDQGEQGSAIAFPQGNDELVQQFNEEISNMKESGKMDELIQKWFGEQ; via the coding sequence ATGAAAAAGGGAATCTTGTATACACTTATGATGATGACACTACTAGTTGTAGCTGCTTGTGGAAGTAGCGTAGATGGACAATCTAGCGAAGATAAGAAAAAGCTAGTGATGGGAACATCCGCTGACTATAAACCTTATGAATTTATCGATACTGATCAAAGCGAAGACATTATCGGCTTCGATATTGATATTGCAAATCATATTGCTGATGAGCTTGGTTACGAACTAGAAGTTCGCAACATGGACTTTAATGGATTAGTTGCTGCGCTGAATAGCAATAAAGTAGACTTTGTTATTTCTGGTATGACTCCTACAGAGAAACGTAAGGAGCAAGTTGATTTCTCCGATATCTACTACGTAGCGAAAGATGCAATTGTATTTAATGGGGAAGATGGCTATAAAGAGCTATCAGACCTCGAAGGGAAAACGGTTGGGGTTCAGCTCGGTTCTATTCAAGAAGAGCTTGCGAAAGATTTGGAACAAGAAATTGATGGGCTAAAGATTAAATCATTAGATACCATCCCAAACCTTGTTCAAGAGCTGAAGGCAGGAAGAATTGATGCAACCATCATTGAGAATACAGTTTCAAAGGGTTATCTAGAAGCAAATGATGGACTCGGCCAATTTGAAGTCAATGATCAAGGAGAGCAAGGGTCTGCCATTGCATTTCCTCAAGGAAACGATGAACTTGTCCAACAGTTTAACGAGGAAATTAGCAACATGAAGGAAAGCGGAAAAATGGATGAACTAATTCAGAAATGGTTCGGAGAGCAGTAA
- a CDS encoding amino acid ABC transporter ATP-binding protein: protein MIDIQHLYKSFGKTSVLNDITTSVHKGDVVAVIGPSGSGKSTLLRCLNGLETITDGHVTVDGTELTEKTLSEIRKKSGMVFQHFHLFPHMSVLDNITFAPRHTLGKTKEEAENTAYELLHTVGLSEKADTFPNQLSGGQKQRVAIARALAMNPEIMLFDEPTSALDPEMVKEVLDVMKQLASTGMTMVVVTHEMGFAREVADRILFLDEGYVVEEATPSDFFQNPRTDRAKSFLEKVL, encoded by the coding sequence GTGATTGATATCCAACATCTCTATAAATCCTTCGGAAAGACTTCCGTACTCAATGATATTACAACTTCCGTCCATAAAGGAGATGTTGTGGCCGTTATCGGTCCTTCCGGTTCCGGGAAATCAACTCTCCTCCGTTGTTTGAACGGACTAGAGACGATTACCGACGGACACGTAACCGTAGACGGGACGGAGTTGACAGAGAAGACGTTATCCGAGATTCGCAAGAAATCTGGTATGGTGTTTCAACACTTCCACCTTTTCCCACATATGAGCGTTCTTGACAATATTACATTTGCCCCTCGCCATACGTTAGGGAAAACGAAAGAAGAAGCTGAAAACACCGCTTATGAACTCCTCCATACTGTAGGGTTATCAGAAAAAGCTGATACGTTCCCAAATCAGTTATCAGGTGGACAGAAGCAACGTGTTGCAATTGCACGCGCACTTGCCATGAACCCTGAGATTATGCTATTTGACGAGCCTACTTCTGCTCTTGACCCTGAGATGGTTAAGGAAGTACTCGATGTGATGAAACAACTAGCCAGCACCGGAATGACAATGGTCGTCGTCACCCATGAAATGGGCTTTGCACGGGAAGTAGCGGACCGTATCCTATTTCTTGATGAGGGCTATGTGGTGGAGGAGGCAACTCCAAGTGACTTCTTCCAAAACCCAAGAACAGACCGTGCCAAGTCGTTCCTAGAGAAAGTACTTTAA
- a CDS encoding amino acid ABC transporter permease, producing MNDVLNSIPFILKGIIVTLEFVVVSGILGFVIGVLLALAKMGKSKGLKRVADGYTAIFRGTPLLLQLIYIYYVTPQVTGWDIPAFAAGVIAFSLNSGAYVSEIIRAGIQSIDKGQFEAAQALNLPYWKTMRHIILPQAIKHILPALMNEYIMLVKESAVISVIGAVDILRRAQIVAADTFNYLMPLTIALVIYFTMVRTLEVFGNKLEKRMSYSD from the coding sequence ATGAATGATGTATTAAATTCTATCCCATTTATCTTAAAAGGAATCATCGTCACATTAGAATTTGTTGTTGTATCTGGTATACTAGGATTTGTCATTGGAGTCTTGCTCGCACTAGCGAAGATGGGCAAGAGTAAAGGATTAAAGCGTGTCGCAGATGGCTATACAGCCATCTTTCGTGGCACCCCGCTCTTATTGCAACTCATTTATATTTATTATGTCACGCCTCAAGTTACCGGCTGGGATATCCCGGCTTTTGCAGCTGGTGTCATTGCCTTCTCATTAAATTCGGGGGCATATGTATCTGAAATCATTCGGGCTGGAATACAGTCTATTGACAAAGGACAGTTTGAAGCAGCACAAGCTCTTAACCTTCCTTATTGGAAGACGATGCGCCATATCATTCTTCCACAGGCCATTAAGCATATCTTACCTGCCTTAATGAATGAGTATATTATGCTTGTGAAAGAATCTGCGGTTATTTCCGTCATCGGTGCGGTAGACATCTTACGTAGAGCCCAAATCGTCGCAGCAGACACCTTTAACTATTTAATGCCGCTTACAATCGCCTTAGTGATCTACTTCACTATGGTGCGTACACTAGAAGTATTCGGCAACAAACTCGAGAAAAGGATGAGTTACAGTGATTGA